From Terriglobales bacterium, one genomic window encodes:
- a CDS encoding DUF4411 family protein, whose translation MSSASEWTSLHRRARASPIRSKVGEFLAKADCWIIAHAKAKGGTVVTRESKVDKTSQTPKVPNVCEKFDVPFIETKELLKLLKFKL comes from the coding sequence TTGTCATCTGCGTCCGAATGGACGTCGCTCCATCGAAGGGCGAGAGCCTCGCCGATACGCTCCAAGGTGGGCGAGTTCTTAGCAAAAGCTGACTGCTGGATCATCGCCCACGCGAAGGCGAAGGGCGGAACGGTCGTGACGCGAGAGTCGAAGGTAGATAAAACCTCGCAGACTCCCAAGGTGCCCAACGTGTGCGAGAAGTTCGACGTGCCTTTTATTGAGACGAAGGAGCTGCTCAAGCTCCTGAAATTCAAACTCTGA
- the tcmP gene encoding three-Cys-motif partner protein TcmP, translating to MFGGPWTQQKLEVLSRYLSAYTNIFTKNAKAQFYTTCYVDAFAGTGVIRRPALGGFATFFPELEKAEEKFRKGSVRRALEVEPPFDKYVFIEKSAKKCKKLEAVAAEFQQKKVDVINEDANNALLKWCSNLNTQRERAVVFLDPFGASVEWKVISALATTRAVDLWILFPYSAVNRMLMRNRKPQGALPERLTKVFGTADWEKFFYSSWKFRSLLSETHVEEDHKSVDHREIIGFFMARLRKEFEAVADPKPLHNSRGSLLFMLIFAAGNAASAKTGIKIANSIKFDY from the coding sequence ATTTTTGGCGGCCCATGGACCCAGCAAAAGCTGGAAGTGCTGAGCAGGTATCTCTCCGCCTACACGAATATCTTCACAAAAAACGCCAAGGCTCAGTTCTATACAACCTGTTACGTTGACGCTTTCGCCGGTACCGGCGTGATCAGGCGACCTGCGCTCGGCGGATTTGCTACCTTTTTCCCCGAACTTGAGAAAGCGGAAGAGAAGTTCAGAAAGGGAAGCGTGCGACGAGCGCTTGAGGTCGAGCCTCCTTTCGACAAATATGTGTTTATCGAAAAGAGCGCGAAGAAGTGCAAAAAGCTGGAAGCTGTCGCAGCAGAGTTTCAGCAGAAGAAGGTTGATGTCATCAACGAAGATGCCAATAATGCACTTCTGAAATGGTGCTCAAATTTAAATACCCAACGCGAGCGGGCGGTTGTTTTCCTCGATCCGTTCGGCGCGTCCGTGGAATGGAAGGTCATCTCGGCCCTAGCAACGACTCGCGCTGTGGATCTTTGGATACTGTTCCCGTATTCAGCGGTGAACCGGATGCTGATGCGGAATCGCAAGCCGCAAGGGGCCCTGCCGGAACGCTTGACGAAGGTTTTTGGTACAGCGGATTGGGAGAAATTCTTCTATTCGAGCTGGAAGTTTCGGTCATTGTTGAGTGAAACGCATGTCGAGGAGGATCACAAGTCAGTGGATCATCGCGAGATTATTGGTTTCTTCATGGCCCGGCTTCGTAAGGAATTTGAGGCGGTGGCGGATCCGAAGCCCCTTCACAATTCCAGAGGGTCACTGCTCTTCATGCTGATTTTCGCAGCCGGCAATGCGGCAAGCGCGAAGACGGGAATAAAAATCGCGAACAGCATTAAATTCGACTACTGA
- a CDS encoding helix-turn-helix domain-containing protein, which yields MKSSTKINGGETRKTEFNAVVNGDPLLSICDAAVTLGVSPWTIRQWLTQRKLKRTKVGARTLIRASQLKRIIREE from the coding sequence ATGAAATCATCGACTAAGATAAATGGAGGGGAGACTCGTAAAACTGAGTTTAACGCCGTAGTGAATGGCGATCCGCTTCTGAGTATCTGTGACGCAGCCGTGACACTCGGAGTCTCACCGTGGACGATCCGGCAGTGGCTCACGCAACGGAAGCTGAAGCGCACGAAGGTCGGCGCACGAACTTTAATACGCGCAAGCCAACTAAAGCGAATTATCAGAGAAGAATAA
- a CDS encoding metallophosphoesterase, which produces MAKTKASSSPRQQHPRYTHPDPYLSMWQSAAAVVHRANIRTGMLHMKESAANTADLMAPVHAVATAIQQGERVPEDIRAVEGFTLESIGVVKDCAKLAAQFLWAEMRRDHDRSQRLADELTKAVCDVGGWSTCLATYLAFKASGGNLPYRDHLNPVFDLPAAPRIAIIGDWGVGDNAAANVLREVKKQSPNVLIHLGDIYYSGTHDESAHNFLDICRLVLGPTLPVYTLCGNHDMYSGGNGYYWLLDQLGQQASYFTLKNQQWQVIAMDTGHNDCNPLTVATNMTSVNANEVNWVKSQITKSAASRTILLSHHQLFSPFGSVGTVGNVKYAYNPSLFDHFKDVLDRLEWWFWGHEHTLAVYEPYIGLRRGRCVGASAVPVFGDQQSYTPAADLETPDGKLPDWNRKAELPVNADSVYDHTFAILDLGNSPASVEYFNVPVDGTAVSLLKETADGK; this is translated from the coding sequence ATGGCAAAGACGAAAGCGTCTTCATCACCGAGGCAGCAGCATCCACGCTATACCCATCCCGACCCTTACCTGTCTATGTGGCAGTCGGCTGCGGCTGTTGTTCACAGGGCGAACATCCGTACCGGGATGTTGCATATGAAGGAGTCGGCAGCCAACACTGCCGATCTAATGGCCCCTGTTCACGCCGTCGCGACCGCGATTCAACAGGGCGAACGCGTGCCGGAGGACATTCGTGCCGTTGAGGGCTTCACGCTTGAATCGATAGGCGTGGTTAAAGATTGCGCCAAACTGGCCGCTCAGTTCTTGTGGGCTGAGATGAGACGCGATCACGACCGTTCGCAACGACTTGCGGACGAGCTAACGAAGGCGGTTTGCGATGTAGGGGGCTGGTCAACGTGCCTAGCCACCTATCTTGCTTTCAAAGCATCAGGCGGCAACCTTCCTTATCGCGACCATCTGAATCCAGTTTTTGATCTTCCAGCGGCTCCTCGCATAGCGATTATCGGCGACTGGGGAGTCGGGGATAACGCAGCGGCGAATGTGTTGCGGGAAGTCAAAAAGCAGAGCCCGAATGTTCTGATTCATCTCGGAGACATCTACTACTCAGGCACTCATGACGAGTCCGCGCACAATTTCTTGGACATATGTCGGCTTGTGCTCGGGCCGACCCTCCCGGTGTACACCCTCTGCGGAAACCACGACATGTATTCGGGCGGCAATGGCTATTACTGGCTCTTGGATCAGTTGGGACAACAGGCCAGCTACTTCACTCTAAAAAATCAACAGTGGCAAGTCATCGCAATGGACACGGGCCATAACGACTGCAATCCCCTGACGGTGGCGACCAACATGACATCAGTGAACGCGAATGAAGTGAATTGGGTCAAATCGCAGATAACGAAATCTGCGGCCTCGCGCACAATTCTACTTTCGCATCACCAGTTGTTCTCCCCTTTTGGCTCTGTGGGCACAGTCGGTAACGTTAAGTATGCCTACAATCCCAGCCTCTTCGACCATTTCAAAGATGTGCTTGATCGCTTGGAGTGGTGGTTCTGGGGGCACGAGCACACGCTTGCCGTCTACGAGCCCTATATCGGTCTGCGTCGTGGCCGTTGCGTCGGTGCATCTGCTGTGCCAGTTTTTGGCGATCAGCAGTCATACACTCCGGCGGCCGATCTGGAGACGCCTGACGGTAAGCTGCCGGATTGGAATCGAAAAGCGGAGTTGCCTGTGAATGCGGACAGCGTGTATGACCACACGTTCGCAATTCTCGATCTTGGCAACAGTCCTGCATCCGTTGAATATTTCAACGTGCCAGTGGATGGGACTGCTGTGTCATTGCTCAAGGAAACAGCCGACGGAAAGTAA
- a CDS encoding IPT/TIG domain-containing protein, protein MERLRGTQAALNKIGVLTVTAPPAASPGPVNVKVIQPDGTPIFNPLAFSYGPTLMFLNGDTAAPGGGGVSDIVGIGLPTDPSQIQVTVGGKVASIVSANVANFYGVTFPFSYPFPAVDVKVTLPPGTGDDDIQVRTAAGSATMSKAIHHFQNVTDYPSSDSFQAILLDHKRNQLYLSAGDHIDVFSLTARQFLSPITPPAVNGLKSFQGMALTPDGAELLVTNFPDGSLALINPDQPSSARAVQLIAPGSFGNPGPERVATTNTGKAFVESKSFSESGCGGTVYEVDVSTLQVTALNYLANGFCIQPEGFPIAASADGSKVLVSTKASAPQEIAIYDAATKAWVTNSAVLSNFGSNAAVSIDGAAFATGSSIVDSTTDLLGSLAWQDVFESNVGSSLPLEKVPDGGSLVYVPYPRWVDIFDVRHGALIHRLTLTEQLRQVTDSMAVDSYGTNIYLITNRGLTIVQLSSAPLAIGNVTPAAGPVGTNVRIHGSGFQPMTTVTLNGVPVTATFVDSNTLQMIIPSTRGSVRITVTNPAGESYALDDAFTAQ, encoded by the coding sequence TTGGAGCGGTTGCGTGGCACTCAAGCTGCGCTGAATAAAATTGGTGTTTTGACCGTAACGGCTCCGCCTGCGGCGAGCCCTGGGCCGGTGAACGTCAAGGTCATTCAGCCCGATGGGACGCCAATTTTCAATCCGCTGGCGTTCAGCTACGGCCCCACTCTGATGTTCCTAAATGGCGATACTGCAGCTCCGGGTGGCGGCGGAGTATCTGACATTGTCGGAATCGGATTACCAACTGATCCCAGCCAAATCCAGGTCACAGTTGGGGGAAAAGTCGCCAGCATTGTGAGTGCCAACGTTGCTAACTTTTACGGCGTGACGTTTCCATTTTCTTACCCGTTTCCAGCCGTTGATGTGAAAGTCACTCTTCCCCCGGGAACTGGAGATGATGATATTCAGGTCAGGACGGCAGCTGGCTCGGCTACAATGTCGAAAGCCATTCACCACTTTCAAAATGTGACTGACTACCCTTCATCCGATTCGTTCCAGGCGATTCTTTTGGATCACAAGCGCAACCAGCTTTATCTTTCGGCAGGTGACCACATTGACGTGTTCTCCCTTACCGCGAGACAGTTTCTCTCTCCCATAACCCCACCTGCCGTCAATGGTCTGAAATCCTTCCAGGGTATGGCGCTGACACCCGACGGCGCGGAGTTGCTGGTGACGAATTTCCCTGATGGCTCGCTAGCATTGATTAATCCGGATCAGCCCAGTTCAGCGAGGGCGGTACAGCTGATCGCACCTGGATCGTTCGGAAACCCAGGGCCGGAGCGGGTGGCGACCACGAATACGGGTAAGGCTTTTGTCGAGTCAAAGTCGTTCAGCGAGTCAGGATGCGGCGGCACCGTTTACGAAGTGGATGTGTCAACCTTGCAGGTGACAGCGCTGAATTATCTTGCAAACGGATTTTGTATTCAGCCCGAGGGCTTCCCCATAGCTGCGTCGGCCGATGGCTCAAAGGTTCTGGTAAGTACAAAGGCGAGTGCTCCCCAGGAGATCGCGATCTACGATGCGGCAACAAAGGCTTGGGTGACGAATAGTGCTGTTCTATCAAATTTCGGCAGTAACGCGGCAGTGTCTATAGATGGCGCAGCCTTCGCCACAGGAAGCAGTATCGTCGATTCTACAACTGACCTCTTAGGCTCTTTGGCCTGGCAAGATGTCTTTGAATCAAATGTCGGCTCTTCACTGCCTTTGGAAAAAGTTCCTGACGGAGGCAGCCTAGTTTATGTTCCGTATCCTCGGTGGGTGGATATTTTTGACGTAAGACATGGAGCGTTGATCCATCGCCTCACCCTTACGGAGCAGCTGCGGCAGGTCACAGATTCCATGGCGGTCGATTCGTATGGCACAAACATTTATCTGATTACTAATCGTGGGCTGACGATTGTGCAGCTTAGCAGTGCTCCTCTCGCGATTGGAAACGTTACGCCCGCTGCAGGTCCTGTCGGCACAAACGTCAGAATCCACGGCAGCGGTTTTCAGCCGATGACCACGGTCACCCTCAACGGAGTACCTGTCACAGCCACGTTCGTAGACAGTAACACCTTGCAGATGATCATTCCCAGTACTCGCGGGTCGGTCAGAATCACCGTAACCAACCCGGCAGGCGAGTCTTATGCGCTAGATGACGCCTTTACGGCTCAATAA
- a CDS encoding helix-turn-helix transcriptional regulator yields MTVRKRRLALRLSQEGLAERANLHWTYIGGIERGERNVSLINIVKIARALNTSASNLLSGIR; encoded by the coding sequence ATGACAGTAAGAAAAAGACGGCTTGCACTTCGTCTTTCTCAGGAAGGACTAGCGGAAAGGGCCAATCTGCACTGGACCTACATCGGAGGGATCGAGCGCGGGGAACGCAATGTCAGCCTTATTAACATCGTGAAGATCGCGCGTGCACTGAATACAAGTGCCAGCAACTTGCTATCCGGAATTCGTTAG